In Naumovozyma castellii chromosome 1, complete genome, one DNA window encodes the following:
- the AGE1 gene encoding GTPase-activating protein AGE1 (ancestral locus Anc_1.23), which translates to MGKYLDPFLKDSTIISSISYESTGDQHSKQQKKQKFVILERPNEIAFVPLIELLDGQFLPDSKYLLHLKNASSASSQSPLILKLLEDENKIFSVRYQFIKQQTDLTYSIILSTESNGIPANGYYILQIFDVSITIFLENTITTKIPSSSKPQQQQLFPTEFNMEWYPDGPQFRSKIKQMESLIVERQRPFWKSLNESILKLSTNLRQVSIDWSQLINLLTNSKNCFLPGSPLLPLIHEQWSLWSQENQSRTLALIKGLEKNISPLLQSMIKDALNSKNLVSMQRTYNDSVKSYYQIMNDKVKDQRTNTNDSLPLKIKFDLARWNYYQFLYQLNYTGLPLRNFYISLTSLINPSFPSSSSPFISQYHKSYIPTVNQFTLAISKCKTFNELNATYSATTETLQQQQQQLTLMTTVASRKEGLLWIKESEFNQNTNSSHNKKSNVWHKNWVILNENKLTLQPNWKQQQQEQSLSSSSSNVTSNLRTITINLTFACIKKINSTTFQIIESTTASLIDKNNHTNKSRHQQLQQQLYELRAGNEEDLNDWLTALNESNHNNLTSTPISSSLSKTLPNNIHSEESSNLLTKVKSLHPSNQRCCDCNTSDGTVEWISLNLLCLVCIKCSGVHRSMGAHISKIRSLTLDNFTSKEMIYLIKNYISNEKVNSIYESGTNNTQTRISSNATDSRRSQYINDKYRFKKFINPVQLQDESQSLKSLINGIHNESIHTLQKVIAESKLSMRELSINHKNLTLNHSSHTTLFQYSLRHHIEVNDQPLFIITEFLLNNGLIVDRLPHETEKWPKPAIKYWKSILGMYEPYEQPRSPSASSSSFSPNLQSQLNSSRSTPLQNKPSSASSSSSRGLISSGNFLSLHKSLKLNKRK; encoded by the coding sequence ATGGGGAAGTATCTGGACCCCTTTTTGAAGGATTCCAcaataatatcatccaTATCATATGAATCAACAGGGGATCAGCATTCGAAACAACAGAAGAAGCAAAAATTCGTCATTTTGGAAAGACCTAATGAAATAGCTTTCGTACCATTGATTGAACTACTTGATGGTCAGTTCCTTCCAGATTCGAAGTATCTTCTCCATTTAAAGAATGCATCCTCAGCATCGTCACAGTCCCCcttaattttgaaacttttagAGGATGAAAACAAGATATTCTCTGTAAGatatcaattcattaaacaACAAACTGATTTAACATATTCTATAATCCTGTCGACAGAATCTAATGGGATTCCTGCTAATGGATATTACATCttacaaatatttgatgtttcaataacaatcttcttggaaaatacCATCACAACGAAAATACCGTCGTCTTCCAAAcctcaacaacaacaactgtTCCCCACTGAATTCAACATGGAATGGTACCCGGATGGTCCGCAATTTAGATCCAAGATAAAACAAATGGAATCCTTGATAGTAGAGAGACAAAGACCATTTTGGAAATCGTTGAACGAAAGCATCTTGAAATTATCTACTAATCTAAGACAAGTTTCCATAGATTGGTCTCAATTGATTAACTTATTGACAAATTCGAAAAATTGTTTCCTACCAGGTTCACCGCTCCTTCCTTTGATTCATGAGCAATGGAGTTTGTGGTCTCAAGAGAATCAATCAAGGACATTAGCATTAATCAAGGGACTGGAGAAAAATATCAGTCCTCTTTTACAGTCCATGATTAAAGATgctttaaattcaaaaaaccTGGTCTCCATGCAAAGAACATATAACGATTCCGTTAAATCATactatcaaataatgaatgaCAAGGTGAAAGATCAAAGGACCAATACGAACGATTCATTACCTTTGAAGATCAAATTCGATTTGGCAAGATGGAATTACTATCAATTCTTGtatcaattgaattataCAGGGTTGCCCTTGAgaaatttttatatatCGTTaacttcattaataaacCCATCGTTcccatcatcatcctcacCTTTCATTTCACAATACCATAAATCATACATCCCGACGGTAAACCAATTCACTCTAGCCATATCCAAATGCAAAacttttaatgaattaaatgcAACATACTCAGCCACAACAGAGACCCtacagcagcaacaacaacaactaaCACTAATGACCACGGTCGCTTCACGTAAGGAAGGATTACTGTGGATTAAAGAGTCTGAATTCAATCAAAATACAAATTCCTCCCATAATAAAAAATCTAATGTTTGGCATAAGAATTGGGTAATActaaatgaaaataaattgacATTGCAACCCAATTGGaaacagcaacaacaagaacaatcattatcatcatcatcatctaatgTCACATCTAATTTACGAACAATAACTATAAATTTAACTTTTGCATgcattaaaaaaattaattcgACaactttccaaataataGAATCCACAACTGCATCATTGATAGACAAAAACAACCACACAAATAAATCAAGGCATCAACAACTGCAACAACAACTATATGAATTAAGAGCtggtaatgaagaagatttaaATGATTGGCTAACTGcattaaatgaatcaaatCATAACAATTTAACATCCACACCAATATCCTCATCATTATCCAAGACATTGCCCAATAATATACATTCAGAAGAATCATCTAATCTGTTAACAAAGGTAAAAAGTTTGCATCCATCAAATCAAAGATGTTGTGATTGTAATACCTCCGACGGTACTGTGGAATggatttctttaaatttattatgttTGGTTTGCATCAAATGTTCCGGGGTTCATAGATCAATGGGGGCACATATATCCAAGATTAGATCATTGACCCTGGATAATTTTACTTCCAAGGAAATGATCTACTTGattaaaaattatatttccAATGAAAAAGTTAATTCCATTTATGAATCAGGTACTAATAATACTCAGACAcgaatatcttcaaatgcaaCCGATTCGAGAAGATCCCAATacattaatgataaatataGATTTAAAAAGTTCATAAACCCTGTTCAATTGCAAGATGAGTCTCAATCTCttaaatctttaataaatggaatTCATAATGAAAGCATTCATACCCTACAAAAAGTAATTGCAGAGTCGAAACTTTCAATGAGGGAATTAAGCATAAATCATAAAAATCTAACGCTAAACCATTCTTCTCATACTACACTTTTCCAATATTCTCTAAGGCATCATATCGAAGTAAATGATCAACCATTATTTATAATTACCGAATTCTTATTAAACAATGGATTGATAGTTGATAGGTTACCTCACGAAACAGAAAAATGGCCTAAACCAGCcataaaatattggaaatcCATATTAGGGATGTATGAACCGTATGAACAACCGCGCTCACCTTCCgcttcctcttcttcattttcaccAAATTTGCAAAGTCAACTTAATTCTAGCAGATCGACCCCATTACAAAATAAACCATCATCGGcgtcatcttcttcatcaagaGGATTGATCTCATCAGGAAATTTCTTATCGCTGCataaatcattaaaattgaacaagAGGAAATAG
- the SPS1 gene encoding putative serine/threonine protein kinase SPS1 (ancestral locus Anc_1.24) has product MHDKLLSIRREYTPRISKAHNYIVKECVGRGNFGDVYRAIDRTTNKVVAIKVVDLENTNERLEVLAQEIFFLAELKSPYIINYITTLLEDASMWIVMEYCGGGSCSDLLKYYFNNGLPEKKVAYITREILKGLQYLHEQKKIHRDIKAANILLTEEGHVKLGDFGVSGQLKSTLRRGTIVGTPYWMAPEVASQNIEGYDEKIDIWSLGITVFELLKGVPPLVKLDPIRVLANLSRKSAPRLQGAYSDAAKSFVALCLIKNPNERPAAVDLLKFPFVRFITVTNLKHEIELVKEYKRYPKSPGHMMQDRLYNALSRTNIEWDFASIRANGPKKYELTPVTKESPTSSSIMNENGTYLNQSQLITPITNPSTPSFRKRRLESFELRAEKELKQDFEASIVKQISSDVNSTVPQCRRLSNSTQSQLLTPTTKSTASSFRKYQPESYEIETGQTNGSLIMNQMGPGIDLKTIQFDYLNNVICHSLRRMDERANAEEAKVYIGEMLNLFKDVESNVAGFSEVFIEEISVRLESIRNYLSK; this is encoded by the coding sequence ATGCACGATAAATTGTTAAGTATAAGAAGGGAATACACGCCCCGAATTTCAAAGGCCCATAATTATATTGTGAAAGAATGCGTAGGTAGGGGTAATTTTGGTGATGTGTATAGGGCCATTGATagaacaacaaataaaGTGGTAGCAATCAAAGTTGTGGACCTAGAAAATACAAATGAAAGGTTAGAGGTATTAGCACAAGAGATTTTTTTTCTAGCAGAGTTGAAATCACCTTACATCATCAATTATATTACTACGTTATTAGAAGATGCTTCCATGTGGATAGTTATGGAATATTGTGGAGGTGGATCATGTTCCGATTTATTAAAGtattatttcaataatggattaCCTGAAAAGAAAGTTGCCTACATTACTAGAGAAATATTAAAGGGTTTACAATACTTGCATGAACAAAAAAAGATTCATCGGGATATCAAAGCGGCTAATATTCTATTGACAGAAGAAGGCCATGTTAAACTAGGTGATTTTGGTGTTAGTGGCCAACTAAAGTCCACGTTAAGAAGAGGGACGATTGTGGGAACCCCATATTGGATGGCACCAGAAGTAGCTTCACAAAATATAGAAGGGTATGATGAAAAGATAGACATTTGGTCCCTTGGAATTACagtatttgaattattaaaaggTGTTCCACCATTGGTTAAGTTAGACCCCATAAGAGTATTGGCTAATTTATCAAGAAAAAGTGCCCCAAGGTTACAAGGAGCCTATTCAGATGCAGCAAAATCTTTTGTTGCCCTTTGCTTAATTAAAAATCCGAATGAAAGACCAGCTGCTGTCGacttattgaaatttccatttgttAGATTTATTACAGTAACCAATTTGAAACACGAAATAGAGTTGGTTAAGGAATATAAGAGATATCCAAAGTCTCCAGGACATATGATGCAAGACAGGTTATATAATGCTCTATCTAGAACCAATATTGAATGGGATTTTGCTTCAATCAGAGCAAATGGACCCAAGAAATACGAACTAACTCCAGTAACAAAGGAAAGTCCAACATCTTCATCTATAATGAATGAGAATGGAACATATTTGAATCAATCTCAATTAATTACCCCCATTACAAACCCAAGCACTCCTTCCTTTAGGAAGCGTAGATTAGAGTCATTCGAATTGAGAGcagaaaaagaattaaaacAAGATTTTGAAGCATCGATAGTGAAACAAATATCCTCGGATGTTAATTCAACTGTGCCTCAATGTAGACGCTTGAGTAATTCGACACAGTCTCAGCTATTAACCCCAACAACAAAGTCCACTGCATCTTCATTTAGAAAGTATCAACCAGAATCTTATGAAATAGAAACAGGTCAAACTAATGGATCACTTATAATGAACCAAATGGGCCCTGGTATTGATTTAAAAAcaattcaatttgattatttgaataatgtaATCTGTCACAGCTTAAGAAGAATGGATGAAAGGGCAAATGCTGAAGAGGCCAAGGTATACATTGGTGAGATGttgaatttgtttaaaGATGTAGAAAGCAACGTGGCTGGATTCAGTGAAGTTTTCATCGAAGAGATTTCTGTAAGACTGGAGTCCATAAGAAACTATTTAtctaaataa
- the SPS2 gene encoding Sps2p (ancestral locus Anc_1.25) — MKILNLVVPSILFSNLAIGRKLPSLKEKLPSNATLLADDSKVHILPIDVDKKKAQNSTLSQPEICKKESHQISSAQELNGLQSQCTSVAGSIEIMSDYLDSTVDFGMLKNVEGGVKISNSPHIVDIQGKDLQNIHGTFTLSNLTSFVSLNLPSFIYTRAVEWEILPIFSRVLLNNKIIKVRNIVISDTALADIDCFKEINETDIFSINNNRFLETIESNINIINQDLTIHANAKDLEVDMSQLVSVKNLTIRDTAKVFFPKLEYVNRSFEIIENTFTELDVSNLKTIEGTLGLINNTELTKIDMNKLTTIKGGVMISNNTKLEHIDFLPNLRQIDGAIYFEGKFKDTDFPELRLVKGSAYIKSTSEDLDCAKWTKVVNQKSIIRGGKINCISAKREKAVELNNEGEVLKEMETSHELETNKTSTGEKKELLKEKSSGTILKPLSFGGLVFCLSLFLFH; from the coding sequence atgaagattttaaatttggtgGTACCCTCTATTTTATTCTCCAATTTAGCCATCGGAAGAAAACTTCCAAGtcttaaagaaaaattgcCTTCTAACGCAACATTACTGGCAGATGATTCAAAAGTCCATATACTTCCAATAGATGTTGATAAGAAAAAGGCTCAGAATAGTACTTTATCACAGCCAGAAATATGCAAGAAAGAAAGTCACCAGATTTCTTCCGCCCAAGAACTAAACGGTTTACAATCCCAATGCACCTCAGTTGCCGGTTCTATAGAAATTATGTCAGATTATTTAGATTCAACTGTCGATTTTGGaatgttgaaaaatgttgAAGGTGGGgttaaaatttcaaattcaccACATATTGTTGATATTCAAGGAAAggatcttcaaaatattcatggAACATTTACACTTTCAAACTTAACATCATTTGtctctttgaatttaccatcatttatttatacaAGAGCAGTTGAGTGGGAGATTTTACCAATTTTTAGTAGAGTTTTActaaacaacaaaataattaaagttcgaaatattgttatttCGGATACCGCCTTGGCAGATATAGattgtttcaaagaaataaacGAGACTGATATTTTCAgcatcaataataataggTTTTTAGAAACTATTGAATCCAATATCAATATAATAAACCAAGATTTGACCATTCATGCCAATGCAAAAGATTTAGAAGTGGACATGAGCCAATTAGTCTCGGTTAAAAATTTAACAATAAGAGATACCGCCAAAGTTTTTTTTCCCAAACTTGAATATGTCAACCGTTcctttgaaataattgagAATACATTTACTGAGTTGGATGTTTCAAACTTAAAGACAATTGAAGGTACACTTggattaataaataatactGAATTGACAAAAATTGATATGAATAAACTAACAACAATCAAAGGAGGTGTAATGATCTCAAACAATACTAAACTGGAGCATATTGATTTCTTACCTAATTTGAGACAAATTGATGGTGCAATTTACTTTGAGGGTAAATTTAAAGACACAGATTTTCCCGAACTTAGACTTGTTAAGGGAAGCGCATATATTAAATCAACATCTGAAGATTTAGATTGTGCCAAATGGACAAAAGTAGTAAACCAAAAATCAATTATAAGAGGgggaaaaattaattgtATTTCTGCCAAAAGAGAAAAGGCTGTTGAACTCAATAATGAAGGTGAAGTATTAAAGGAAATGGAAACTTCCCATGAATTGGAGACCAATAAGACTAGTACGggagaaaaaaaagaacTTCTTAAAGAGAAAAGTAGTGGCACTATATTAAAACCTCTTTCCTTTGGTGGGTTAGTATTCTGTCTCTCCctcttcttgttccatTGA
- the URC2 gene encoding Urc2p (ancestral locus Anc_1.26) — translation MDMKTTQEAMRGNSSSSDENPRTLNQDISDTPSTMSTPNTVANLVQGEKSLKRPRKKRKTFSCDVCRKFKTRCDFEVTVGKCHRCHVLQLDCSLSKEDTSTPNDKPKDNLLPTNLQITKETETVTVSPSLNNNNIYDRTNSGIDIRLQRLEDDVRAVHNKIDRLLMLLESSNSTAATGRRLSQSHFSQVAQDNQTTSSYNTAKPTQPTIFKHSSGLTDDNKLISVDGFRLREPPLRLIDGIDERLFPCIATTKKDQIAREQRPSAVARVQFLHFYEKHRTLCLNLSKEFLVRSHFWIIPGGSKNLTEQFIHNHLFITSVFTIIAMSFADNQKYAEEQEKLYPLVERLLTNTLTMFEKLTPHDIEAILYCAMFPISRKSKRYRQLKFNSLVLTNFAMFSLLKIVDFHKIKERVLHKEEYLPDDLYHLRILNSLTACHLQYSISYGDISPQDQRIKEYNDLIAKFPQSNFGDDIKISEIKLGAIVNTIFMNFKKYFHSFKDSAEADMDKIDSTLHKKKMLIFPELDYWLNSWEELLAKDGGGVLLFTFDYYHIMICRSFFTEFLSEMKLYPTFLNDALFTMREHAFSLLRGFLRLPPALIKGAPKLTTYQLVYACLTLCDFLHWFDSTERQQVLSLCSRVYWHLNTIGEQLNEATDNVGKIIKSIIDTSRKRVSLGHFPSPLGTSSTTTADPEGVAMLSSNDDNVRKSVSSVDITNTEGLKSLKSHTSSIENVTARDFNIPDVDRFNSFEDFFQNFFDHLKPTSRKIFSSSTDKSDGTA, via the coding sequence ATGGACATGAAAACCACACAAGAAGCGATGAGAGGAAACTCAAGCTCATCGGATGAAAATCCAAGAACGTTGAATCAAGATATATCTGATACTCCCTCTACTATGAGCACCCCAAACACCGTTGCTAACTTAGTTCAGGGAGAAAAGTCTTTAAAACGACCTcgaaagaaaagaaagacGTTCAGTTGTGATGTATGTCGAAAATTCAAGACAAGATGTGATTTTGAAGTTACCGTTGGTAAATGCCATAGATGCCACGTTCTACAATTAGACTGCTCACTTTCTAAGGAAGATACATCAACACCAAACGATAAACCGAAGGATAACTTGTTACCAACTAATTTGCAGATCACtaaagaaacagaaactGTTACTGTATCACCCTCTCtgaataacaataatatctACGACAGGACCAACTCTGGAATAGATATCAGATTACAGAGGCTTGAGGATGATGTGAGGGCCGTACATAACAAAATAGATAGACTTCTTATGCTACTAGAGAGTTCTAATTCAACTGCAGCTACTGGTAGGCGATTATCACAATCACATTTTTCTCAGGTAGCACAAGATAATCAAACAACTTCATCCTATAATACTGCAAAGCCCACCCAACCAACAATTTTCAAGCATTCATCAGGACTAACTGATGATAACAAGCTTATTTCTGTGGATGGATTTCGACTTAGGGAACCTCCTCTGAGATTGATTGATGGTATCGATGAGAGACTTTTTCCATGTATCGCAACTACCAAGAAGGATCAAATTGCGCGGGAACAACGTCCCTCAGCTGTAGCTCGagttcaatttcttcatttttatgAAAAACATCGAACATTATGTTTAAATCTTTCCAAGGAGTTTTTGGTAAGATCACACTTTTGGATCATCCCAGGAGGCAGCAAAAACTTGACAGAACAGTTCATTCATAATCATTTATTCATAACGAGTGTGTTCACAATTATTGCTATGAGTTTTGCAGATAATCAGAAGTATgctgaagaacaagaaaaattatatcCATTGGTTGAAAGACTTTTAACCAATACGTTGACAATGTTCGAAAAGTTAACGCCACATGATATCGAAGCAATTCTGTATTGTGCAATGTTTCCCATTTCAAGAAAGTCCAAAAGGTATAGGCAGCTGAAATTTAACTCCTTAGTCTTGACCAATTTTGCCATGTTCAGTTTGCTAAAGATTGTCGATTTCCacaaaattaaagaaagagTTTTACACAAGGAGGAATATTTACCAGATGATCTCTATCATTTGCGAATTTTAAATTCGCTGACCGCTTGCCACTTGCAGTACTCAATTAGTTATGGAGATATTTCTCCTCAAGATCAAAGGATTAAAGAgtataatgatttgattgCCAAATTTCCACAGTCAAATTTTGGTGATGATATAAAGATTAGTGAAATTAAGTTAGGAGCCATCGTAAATACCATCTTTATGAATTTTAAGAAGTATTTCCATTCATTTAAGGATTCTGCAGAGGCTGATATGGATAAGATTGATTCAACATTAcataaaaagaaaatgttaatATTTCCTGAACTGGACTATTGGCTCAATAGCTGGGAGGAATTATTAGCCAAGGATGGTGGCGGTGTTCTTCTATTTACGTTTGATTACTATCACATCATGATATGTCGCTCATTTTTCACAGAATTTTTGAGTGAGATGAAATTATACCCAACTTTTTTGAATGATGCCCTATTCACAATGAGGGAACATGCATTTTCACTGCTTCGAGGATTCCTACGCTTACCACCTGCATTGATCAAAGGGGCACCCAAATTGACAACTTATCAGCTTGTGTATGCCTGTTTAACATTATGTGATTTTCTGCATTGGTTTGATTCTACAGAGAGACAGCAAGTCCTAAGCCTATGTTCCCGTGTTTATTGGCACTTGAACACCATTGGagaacaattgaatgaagCTACCGATAACgttggaaaaattataaaatcAATAATTGATACTAGTAGGAAAAGAGTAAGTTTAGGTCATTTTCCATCACCACTTGGGACTTCATCGACAACTACAGCTGACCCGGAGGGAGTTGCAATGCTATCGAGTAATGATGACAATGTAAGGAAATCTGTCAGTAGCGTCGATATCACTAATACTGAAGGCTTGAAATCTCTAAAATCACACACAAGttccattgaaaatgttacTGCAAGAGACTTTAACATTCCAGACGTAGACagatttaattcatttgaagattttttccaaaattttttCGATCATTTGAAACCAACTTCACGAAAGATATTCTCTTCCAGCACAGACAAGAGTGATGGTACTGCTTAA
- the FPR2 gene encoding peptidylprolyl isomerase family protein FPR2 (ancestral locus Anc_1.28) — MRLTNLLPALFISSVMAGSLKELEIEVTHKIPITKCQKAMKGDTIDVHYVGKLRDSGVKFDSSYDRGTPISFELGAGHVIQGWDQGLVGMCVGEKRTIQIPSSMAYGKRGIPGVIPENADLVFDVNLVDIK, encoded by the coding sequence ATGCGTCTCACTAATTTACTACCTGCTTTATTCATTTCCTCGGTGATGGCTGGATCCCTAAAGGAGCTAGAAATTGAAGTTACACACAAGATTCCAATTACCAAATGTCAAAAGGCAATGAAAGGTGATACAATTGATGTCCACTATGTCGGGAAATTGAGAGATAGTGGTGTCAAATTTGATTCCAGTTATGACAGAGGTACTCCAATCTCCTTTGAATTAGGTGCTGGCCACGTTATTCAAGGTTGGGACCAAGGTTTAGTTGGCATGTGTGTTGGTGAAAAACGTACCATTCAAATCCCAAGTTCCATGGCTTATGGTAAGAGAGGTATTCCAGGTGTTATCCCAGAAAATGCTGATTTGGTCTTTGATGTTAACTTAGTCGATATTAAATAA
- the EUG1 gene encoding protein disulfide isomerase EUG1 (ancestral locus Anc_1.31) has translation MFLSKKAVFAAAATLLSTVANTQGQFPSAVAPEDSAVIKLTGENFAAFIAGHNLVLAEFYVPWDYHSKLLIQEFVATANELQQHDISLVQIDCEADELLCSQLEINYYPTLKIFKNQKIVKAPTYTGTKSAETLVPFMIAQAVSPINVVDNEEDFEKYLTQDRSIPLLADFGAPGLNETFYEMATDSYDKYVFVSYPTKNSSHGLMLFPAPVQVEETSEEIARENEGLPEGQTVMKMIIPEPIPYVGDLDKIIDNKDEFIKWTKVSLLPFFQDCKIADFNKYMETKMPLAYLFYTDKNDLVKYTDFFTELGQKYRGEVNFIALDANTYSNHVKHLSLKQQYPLFAIHNVTNNMKYSLPQLSDEEYLDLKGSLELDEDKIVELIDAFVNKTAVPMQRSEPVPKSQDSNVYKLVGDTHDAIVFDKSKDVLVKYYAPWCSHSKRLAPIFEELADIYASDESTKDKLLLAEVDATANDIIHYPVEGYPTVVLFPAGEDTQPIMFKDSRTLEKLVEFVRNNGTYHIDADAIRGIEHTDTTSEGSVDITEHDEL, from the coding sequence ATGTTCCTCTCGAAGAAAGCTGTATTTGCCGCCGCCGCTACTCTGCTCTCTACCGTGGCTAACACACAGGGACAATTCCCCTCCGCTGTGGCACCAGAAGATTCCGCTGTCATCAAGTTAACAGGTGAGAATTTTGCTGCATTCATCGCAGGTCATAACTTGGTCCTGGCAGAATTTTACGTCCCCTGGGATTACCATTCCAAACTATTGATTCAAGAATTCGTCGCTACCGCCAACGAACTACAACAACATGATATCTCATTAGTGCAAATTGATTGTGAAGcagatgaattattatgttctcaattggaaattaaCTACTACCCAACTTTAAAGATCTTCAAGAACCAAAAAATAGTTAAGGCCCCCACTTATACAGGTACCAAATCAGCTGAGACATTGGTACCATTCATGATTGCTCAAGCTGTTTCACCCATTAATGTCGTcgataatgaagaagatttcgaaaaatatttgactCAAGATAGATCAATACCTTTATTGGCCGATTTTGGTGCCCCAGGTTTGAATGAAACTTTCTATGAAATGGCAACGGATAGTTATGATAAATACGTATTTGTTTCTTACCCAACAAAGAATTCATCTCATGGATTAATGCTTTTCCCAGCTCCAGTGCAAGTGGAAGAAACTTCAGAAGAGATTGCTAGGGAAAATGAAGGATTACCCGAGGGACAAACtgtaatgaaaatgattatTCCAGAACCAATTCCTTACGTCGGTGATCTAGATAAGATTATTGATAACAAAGAcgaattcattaaatggACTAAAGTATCATTACTACCATTCTTCCAAGATTGTAAAATTGCTGATTTCAACAAGTATATGGAAACTAAGATGCCCTTGGCATACTTGTTTTACACTGATAAGAACGATTTGGTTAAATACACTGATTTCTTCACCGAATTGGGACAAAAGTATCGTGGTGAAGTTAATTTCATCGCTTTAGATGCCAACACTTATAGTAACCATGTCAAGCACCTAAGTttaaaacaacaataccCATTATTTGCCATTCATAACGTCACCAACAATATGAAGTACTCCTTACCACAATtatctgatgaagaatatttagatTTGAAGGGATCTTTggaattagatgaagataaaattGTTGAGTTAATTGATGcatttgtaaataaaacCGCTGTACCCATGCAAAGATCTGAACCTGTCCCAAAAAGCCAAGATTCAAATGTCTATAAATTGGTCGGGGACACTCATGATGCAATCGTCTTTGATAAATCCAAGGATGTCTTGGTCAAATATTACGCTCCATGGTGTTCTCATAGTAAGAGATTAGCAccaatttttgaagaattggccGACATTTACGCCTCAGATGAATCTACAAaggataaattattattagcTGAAGTGGACGCCACAGCTAATGATATCATTCATTATCCTGTCGAGGGGTATCCAACCGTTGTTTTATTCCCCGCTGGTGAAGACACTCAACCTATTATGTTTAAGGATTCAAGAACTTTGGAAAAACTAGTCGAATTTGTTAGAAATAATGGTACCTATCACATCGATGCAGATGCCATTAGAGGTATTGAACATACTGATACCACCAGTGAAGGAAGTGTTGATATTACTGAGCATGATGAATTGTAA